From the Pedobacter cryoconitis genome, one window contains:
- a CDS encoding zeta toxin family protein: MDNLRLFIVAGPNGAGKSLFSSKLTESDYTVFDGDKHLTEFAKKYPETGSDVLSNAVNDQIFKVEKLKAIAERKSYAFETNFSASDPMETANEFRNAGYEIHLIFMGLNSIEESIQRVEQRVRLGGHKVAEPSIRYNYEHGFKNLYKHFHEFDSVTLYDNAIADIAEPVIPREILYILEGNLHLEMKSYPEWVAPLLDRL; this comes from the coding sequence ATGGATAACTTGAGGCTTTTTATAGTTGCGGGACCAAATGGAGCTGGCAAAAGCCTTTTTTCCAGTAAACTTACGGAATCAGACTATACGGTCTTTGACGGGGATAAACACTTGACCGAGTTTGCTAAGAAATATCCAGAAACAGGGAGTGACGTATTGTCGAATGCAGTTAACGATCAGATTTTCAAGGTAGAGAAGTTAAAAGCCATTGCCGAACGTAAAAGTTATGCATTTGAGACAAACTTTAGTGCTTCGGATCCAATGGAGACAGCAAACGAATTTCGTAATGCAGGATATGAAATACATCTTATTTTCATGGGACTCAATTCAATTGAGGAATCGATCCAGCGCGTCGAGCAGAGGGTCAGATTGGGTGGTCATAAAGTTGCCGAACCATCCATACGCTATAATTATGAACATGGCTTTAAAAATCTCTATAAACACTTTCATGAATTCGATTCTGTCACCCTATATGATAATGCTATTGCCGATATTGCCGAGCCGGTGATTCCAAGGGAAATATTGTATATTCTGGAAGGCAATCTACATCTTGAAATGAAGAGCTATCCTGAATGGGTGGCACCATTGCTTGATAGATTATAG
- a CDS encoding LytR/AlgR family response regulator transcription factor, whose translation MYNSWVKIEKAQKHLLFLDIRMPQLSGIDFLKTIKKPPQTIFTTAYREFALESYDFEIVDYLLKPITFDRFFKAVERYLRQYHIPVNVVSTAPEIPFIILKSGIKNYKINVADIIYIESIRDYIKILTTESELTIKYKISHIAIELRSQRFLRVHRSFIVNTEKITSFSPSIVELGKKEIPIGPMYKQSVDAALR comes from the coding sequence ATGTATAATTCATGGGTCAAAATCGAAAAAGCTCAAAAACATTTATTATTTCTGGATATTCGAATGCCCCAGCTTTCAGGAATTGATTTTTTAAAAACAATAAAAAAGCCACCACAAACTATTTTCACTACAGCTTACAGAGAATTTGCACTGGAAAGCTATGATTTTGAAATTGTCGATTATCTTCTCAAACCTATTACTTTCGATCGGTTTTTTAAGGCCGTAGAACGCTATCTCAGACAGTATCACATACCTGTTAATGTCGTTTCAACTGCTCCTGAAATACCTTTCATTATCTTAAAATCAGGAATCAAAAATTATAAAATCAATGTTGCAGATATAATATACATTGAAAGTATCAGAGATTATATTAAGATATTAACCACTGAAAGTGAATTGACCATTAAATATAAAATTAGTCATATAGCAATTGAACTCCGGAGCCAGCGTTTTCTTCGTGTTCACCGTTCATTTATTGTCAATACAGAAAAAATAACCTCCTTTTCTCCATCAATAGTTGAGCTGGGTAAAAAAGAAATTCCTATTGGCCCCATGTACAAGCAAAGTGTAGATGCAGCCTTAAGATAG
- a CDS encoding phytanoyl-CoA dioxygenase family protein, with the protein MLSTSLTPSQETGKLQIMHLKRFWEKSLLKREGKIIVDVPKEEWRFDKILMSALGLGLEQTTVYLFETVPGFEEFEDWIIKTAGMPVPENIARYNNEFGGRNLLNKDIPDVLSDEQLKFWDQNGYLILKNAVSKKACDETIEIICQSIKVNREESGTWYQHHASRQGIMVQLFQHPLIQKNRESVIVRQAYEQLWGRTDLWCTADRVGFNPPETDEWTFPGPDLHWDVSLSLPIPFGLQGILYLADTASNQGALTVVPGFQNKVENWLSELPAGANPRQQDLHALGSFPIAANAGDFIIWHQALPHGSSPNTSQKPRFVQYINYEPLNFSEAEEWI; encoded by the coding sequence ATGCTTTCTACTTCACTAACTCCATCACAGGAAACAGGAAAATTACAGATCATGCACCTGAAAAGGTTCTGGGAAAAGTCTTTACTTAAAAGGGAGGGGAAAATAATTGTTGACGTGCCTAAAGAAGAATGGAGATTTGATAAGATCCTGATGTCTGCATTAGGACTAGGGCTGGAGCAGACTACTGTTTATTTATTTGAAACTGTACCTGGTTTTGAAGAATTTGAAGACTGGATTATTAAAACAGCAGGTATGCCTGTGCCTGAAAATATTGCCCGTTATAATAATGAATTTGGTGGCAGGAATTTGTTAAATAAAGATATTCCTGATGTGCTGAGCGATGAACAGCTTAAATTCTGGGATCAAAACGGATACCTTATTTTAAAAAATGCTGTTTCTAAAAAAGCATGTGATGAAACGATTGAAATCATTTGCCAGTCTATAAAAGTTAATAGAGAGGAATCCGGAACTTGGTATCAGCATCATGCTTCCCGGCAGGGGATTATGGTGCAATTATTTCAGCATCCTTTAATTCAAAAGAACAGAGAGTCGGTTATTGTCCGCCAGGCGTATGAACAGCTCTGGGGCCGTACAGATTTATGGTGTACAGCTGACCGTGTAGGTTTTAATCCGCCAGAAACAGATGAATGGACGTTTCCAGGGCCTGATTTGCATTGGGACGTAAGTTTAAGTTTACCTATTCCCTTTGGTTTACAGGGGATACTTTACCTGGCCGACACGGCATCAAATCAAGGTGCTTTAACAGTTGTTCCGGGGTTCCAGAACAAGGTAGAGAACTGGCTCAGTGAACTTCCGGCAGGTGCTAATCCAAGGCAGCAAGACCTTCATGCACTGGGCAGTTTCCCTATTGCAGCCAATGCAGGAGATTTTATCATCTGGCATCAGGCTTTACCGCATGGCAGCAGCCCTAATACCTCACAAAAACCAAGATTTGTTCAGTATATTAATTATGAGCCTTTAAATTTTTCAGAAGCTGAGGAATGGATTTGA